From one Humulus lupulus chromosome 8, drHumLupu1.1, whole genome shotgun sequence genomic stretch:
- the LOC133795764 gene encoding QWRF motif-containing protein 7, with the protein METSSYYRRHPSTTPSSPSPRLVRSRSGSSSITSPGGKLTSPSQRLNTIGTTNRSKSTTRTRPPTPNNNYYYKNSTTAASSINSHMQKKPSQEKSDQSSSFTKFLQRSTRGFGSATKAAATGPKPVSGSSSAWALSPARSLPFASTPVAVAPEPFPASARVKTNKSSSSGGVNGVLKYFRPKKVSPVQEEDFHRFRILHNGLLQWRFANATAVAAMAATKHIAESKLFSVWLRIFKMRNSIMEKRIEVQRVKHEIKLYQILNPQICLLSEWAKLEKRNQESVGKLVTKLSGISLQLPLIHGAKADVISIYEAMYTAVDAMDGIEAIITKYFTEVERILYMVTELLITTKQHSDNFEELEKTVTLVNTLLAKETSLRAQHVEAAFESMRCRIC; encoded by the exons ATGGAAACCTCCTCATATTATCGGCGGCATCCATCTACTACACCATCGTCACCTTCACCGCGCCTTGTCCGAAGCCGAAGCGGGAGTTCGTCGATAACTAGCCCCGGCGGGAAGCTAACTTCGCCTAGCCAAAGACTCAACACCATTGGTACTACTAACCGTTCTAAATCCACAACAAGAACAAGGCCGCCTACGCCTAATAATAATTACTACTACAAAAATAGTACTACTGCTGCTTCTTCTATAAACTCACACATGCAAAAGAAACCATCTCAAGAAAAATCTGATCAATCATCAAGTTTCACCAAGTTCTTGCAGCGAAGTACTCGTGGCTTTGGAAGTGCAACAAAGGCCGCAGCAACCGGGCCTAAACCTGTCTCAGGATCGTCTTCGGCGTGGGCGCTTTCCCCGGCACGGTCTCTTCCGTTTGCGTCGACTCCCGTGGCGGTGGCACCGGAGCCGTTTCCGGCTTCGGCGAGGGTGAAGACTAATAAGTCGAGTAGTAGTGGAGGTGTGAATGGAGTTTTGAAGTATTTTAGGCCTAAGAAGGTCTCGCCAGTTCAAGAGGAGGACTTTCATCGGTTTCGAATTTTGCATAATGGGCTGCTTCAATGGAGATTCGCTAATGCTACAGCTGTGGCTGCCATGGCTGCTACTAAACACATTGCGGAG AGTAAATTGTTCTCAGTGTGGCTTCGGATCTTTAAAATGAGAAACTCAATTATGGAGAAGAGAATAGAGGTGCAGAGGGTGAAACACGAGATCAAGCTGTATCAGATTTTGAATCCTCAAATTTGTCTCCTCAGTGAGTGGGCCAAATTGGAGAAAAGAAATCAAGAATCTGTGGGAAAGTTGGTCACAAAATTGTCAGGAATTTCTCTTCAACTTCCTTTAATTCATGGTGCTaag GCAGATGTTATATCTATTTACGAAGCCATGTACACGGCCGTCGATGCCATGGATGGCATTGAAGCAATTATCACTAAATATTTTACTGAG GTTGAGAGAATTCTTTACATGGTCACAGAGCTTCTTATTACGACAAAACAACATTCAGATAATTTTGAGGAGCTGGAGAAGACTGTCACCTTAGTCAACACACTACTg GCTAAGGAGACGAGTCTAAGAGCACAACATGTGGAAGCAGCTTTTGAATCTATGAGATGTCGAATTTGTTGA